Within Bacteroidota bacterium, the genomic segment ACTACTGCAAAATATTATATACCAAGCGGCCGATGTATTCAAGCTATTGATTATGCGCATCGCAATGAAGATGGCAGTCTTGGAAAAATGCCTGATTCATTAAAAACCGCTTTTAAAACTGCGTCCGGAAGAGTGGTGTATGATGGTGGTGGAATTGATCCCGATATCACTGTGCCTACTGAAACATATAAAGACATTACCATCAGTTTAATTACAAAAGATATCATTTTCAATTATGCTACCTTATTCCAATATGAGCACCCGGAAATTACTGATGCTAGAAATTTTTCTTTGACAGATGCACAATACGAAGACTTCGTAAAATACCTTGCAGATAAAGATTATGATTATGTAACCGAGACTGAATTACAATTATCGGAGTTTGAAGCAAGTGCTGTGGAAGATCAATATTTCGATGCAATAAAAAGTGATATTGATAATTTAAAAACACTGATTCATCACAATAAAGAAACAGACTTGTATAAATTTAAAAATGAAATTTTGTATGAGCTGAATAAAGAAATTGTAGGTAGATATTATCAAGATGTAGGTCGCATAGAATTATCTTTTAATTACGATCCGGATATTCAGGAAGCAGTGCGTGTGCTTAATGAACTCGAGAGATATGAAGCGTTATTAAAACCATCTAAATAATAAAAAGTTATAAAATCAATTTTTAATAATTTAAAATGAGAAAGTATTTATTTGCACTTGTCCCCTTATTATTAATTCTTTCAAGTGTATTTGCACAGGACAAAACAGTAATTGAGCTTAAAGAACACATTACCTATTTGTCAGATGATAAATTGGAAGGAAGACTTACAGGAAGCAAAGGTGAAATGATGGCTGCGGAATATATTGCAGCAGATTTTAAAGCATTGGGATTAACACCTTTTGGTGATAACAAAACATATATACAAAGCTTTACTTTTTCTGCAGGTAAAGAAGCGACAAAAAATAATTTTATAACTGTTGGCAACAAGCAAATAGATTATCCGGAAGTATATCCTCTTGTATTATCCGGAACTGCAAATATTTCCGCAGAAGTGATTGATTTGGATTATGGTATTTCAGCAGATTCAATTGACTATAATGATTACTCCGGAAAAAATGTGAAAGGTAAAATTGTATTGGTAAAATTATCTTCTCCGGAGGGCTATCATCCGCACACAAAATTTTATCCGTATGCAGATGAAAGAAGTAAAGTAAATGCAGCAATTGAAAATGGCGCTGCCGGAATTATTTTTTATAATGTGGATAGCAATTATGAAACTCCACGAATGGATTACACCATGAAAACTTCTGCTGTATCCATTCCCGCAATGTATGTAACTGAATCTATTGCTGAAAAAATTATTGCAGAAAAAAAACCGGTTACGTTAGAAACTGAATTATTAGATATTGAAAAAACCGGTCATAATATTTTAGGCTTTATTGATAATCATGCAAAAGAAACTATTGTAATTGGTGCGCACTATGATCATTTAGGTTATAATGAAATGGGTGGTTCTTTATATCGTGGCAAACCTGCTATTCATAACGGCGCAGATGATAATGCAAGTGGTACTGCAATGATTATGGAACTTGCGGAAGCATTGCAATTACTCTCTTATAAAAACAATAATTATTTATTCATTGCATTCTCAGGAGAAGAATTGGGTTTGTATGGTTCTAAATATTCTGCTTCCAGCAAAGCGCTTGAACCATTGGATATAAATTACATGCTGAACTTTGATATGGTCGGCAGATTAGATGAAGAAAATAATCTGATAATAAATGGTGTGGGTACTTCACCTGCATTTGCAAACCTGGATACAATAAATAATAATCGTTTTGTTTTAAAAACTACAGAGTCCGGTGTTGGACCATCCGATCATACTTCTTTTTATTTAAAAGATATTCCTGTGTTGCATTTTTTTACAGGAACACACAGTGATTATCATAAACCATCGGATGATGAGGATAAAATTAATTATGATGGTATAGAATTAATTCAAAATTATGTGATTGATATTATTGCTAATTACAATGCAAAAGGTAAAATAGAATTTATGAAAACAAAAGAAGACAGCAATGAAAATGCACCGAGATTCACAGTGACTTTAGGTGTAATTCCCGATTATATTTTTGAAGGAAAAGGAATGCGTATTGATGCAGTTACGGAAGACAGACCTGCAGCAAAAGCAGGATTACTTGCCGGTGATATTGTCGTGAAATTAGGTCCGGTGGAAGTAGTGGATATGATGAGTTATATGAAAGCGCTGAGTATGTTTGAAAAAGGTGATGCTACAACAGTGCATGTAATGCGAGGCGAAGAGAATATGGAATTTAAAGTGCAATTCTGATTGGCTGTAATTCTGCATATTGAAACCAGTACTCCTGTGTGTTCTGTTGCACTTTCAAACACTGGAATTTTATGGGATCAACAAAACAGTGATGATGTAAATGATCATGCTGCACAACTTGCCGTTATCACGAAAAATCTTTTGGATAACAATTCTTTTTCTATAAAAAATTTAAATGCAGTTTCAGTAAGTGCCGGTCCGGGATCTTATACAGGATTGCGCATCGGTGCTTCATTTGCAAAAGGAATTTGTCATGCTTTACAAATTCCGTTTATCGCAGTAAATTCTTTACAGGCAATGGCATCCGGTGCATCAGAAAATTTTAATAATCCTGCATTATTATTTGCTCCATTAATTGATGCAAGACGCATGGAAGTTTATACTGCAATATATAATTCCAATCTTGAATGCATCCGTAATCCTGAAGCAGTGATTATGAACAGCAATGATTTTATTTCTTATTTAGAAACAAATGAAATTCTATTCTTTGGTAGCGGTGTAAATAAAATCAAACATGTATTGGAGCATCCAAACAGTACATTCCTGAATAATTTTCAATTGATGGCTAATCATCAGATAGGTATTTCTACTGCTATGTTTTCAAATAAACTATTCAGTGATATTGCGGAATTTGAACCAGAGTATATCAAAACATTTTCAGGTATTGCAAGGCATTCTTTTGACATTTGAAATATTTAACTATTAGTTTTTATATTTTAGTTGTACATTAGGTTTAGATTTTCAATTATGCCCTCTTATCCAAACGTAAAACTTATAAATGCACCTAACGAAGCTGAGGTTAAATTAGATTATAATTCATACCGCCGCACAGTAATAATTCTGCGTGCAGTAAATCATAAACTACGTCAACAAATAATTCGCTTATTAGATGATAATAAAGAAATGACAGTTACGGAAGTTTATATAAAAATGCGCATGGAACAATCGGTAGCTTCACAACATCTTGCTTTTTTACGTAAAGCCGGTGTGGTAAGTACAAATAGAAAAGGGAAGTATATTTTTTATAGTTTGAATTATGATCGCTTGAAAGAAATTGCACAAATGACTGAAGAATTAATTGACTGATGGCTAAAGGTGCAGATTATATTATACAAGGAACTTTGCAACAAAGCACTCTGGAAAAAGCTGCCTCATTAATGCGGGCAATTGCGCATCCGTTGCGTTTAAAAATAATAGTGTTGTTAGATAAAAATAAAACTGCCAATGTCAATAAAATTTATAAACTACTCAACACAGAACAATCTATTGTTTCGCAACATTTAAAAATTATGCGCAATGCAGATCTTGTGAATACAAAACGTGATGGAAAATTTATTCATTACTCTGTTAACTACACAACTATTCAACAGATAAATACAGTGTTAGAAAAATACCGCACTAAATAATTTATAAGCCGTGTTGTGCTGAAATCTCCAACATTCTTTCAATTGGTTTTCTTGCTTTTTCAATGATATCCGCAGACAATATAATTTCAGGTAATTCATACTTCATTGCTACATAAAGTTTCTCCAAAGTATTGCGCTTCATGTGCGGACAATTATTACAAGCACAACTATTATCGGGTGGTGCAGGAATAAATGTTTTATGCGGTGATGCTTTTTCCATTTGATGAATAATACCTGGCTCGGTGGCAACAATAAATGATTGCGCTGAATCTGTTTGCGAATATTTTAACAAGCCTGTTGTGCTTCCGATAAAATCTGCTTGATTTAGAATTGCTTCTTCACATTCAGGATGTGCTATCAATTTTGCTGTTGGATTTTCTTGTTTTAATTTATTAATTCTTTCTAAAGAAAATATTTCATGCACCATACATGTGCCGTTCCACAATACCATTTCTCTTCCTGTTTTTTTCTGAATATATGCTCCCAAATTTCTATCGGGTGCAAATATGATCGGTGTTTCTTTTGGAACACTCTCTACAATTTTCACGGCATTGGTACTTGTACAAATAATATCGCATAATGCTTTTACACCTGCAGTACAATTAATATAACTGATTACAACATGCCCCGGATGTGCATCTATAAACCGTTTAAATAATTGTGGAGGACAACTATCAGCCAGCGAACAACCTGCATTAGAATCAGGCATAATCACTTTTTTGGTGGGATTTAAAATCTTTGCTGTCTCTGCCATAAAATGTACTCCTGCAAATACTATGATATCAGCACTGGTTTTTTCTGCTTGCTGCGCTAAACCCAAACTATCACCAATATAATCGGCTACATCCTGAATATCACTTTCCTGATAGTAATGCGCCAGAATAATCATATTCTTTTCTTTCTTCAATTTATTTATTTCGGCCACTAAATCCAAAGTGGGATCCGGTTCAAAATCAATAAAGCCTTTGCGATCTAATTTTGCAAAATCCACATTTAAGTTATCCTCACTATTCATTACGATCTTCTTTTTTTAATTAAAAATATAATCATCATCAGCACTGTGTATTTGTTCGAAAAAATATTTCTGTTTTCTTGTGCATCATTTAATCCCCAATCATTTGTTCTTTACCCACAGTAGATTCACAATTACTTCTCAATAAAACTACACTTATTCTGCTTTGTTCACACCCTGTGTATTCACTATGCACAGCATAACTTTTCGTTATATATTATTTTTTCAAAGTTAATTCATGGTGCATCAATGATGGGTTTATAACATTCTGTTTTCTAAAATCATCTATTTGAATTACACAAGCCATCTTTTCATTTTCTTATCTACACACATTTGTCACTTGTACACCGCTCAACATCACTTGATAACATAAAGTGCATTTTATCTAATTCTTTCACTTTTCGTAGAAATGCATTTCTTCAATATGTGTCCTCACCACTTCGGGCACTAAGTATCTCACGGACTTTTTCTCCTTTAAAGCCTGACGAATATAGGAGCTGGAAATAAATATCTGCGGCACTTCAAAAAAATGGATATCACCGCTATAAGGAATGTTTTTAATTTCAAATTCAGGCCTTGTAT encodes:
- a CDS encoding M28 family peptidase, whose protein sequence is MDYTMKTSAVSIPAMYVTESIAEKIIAEKKPVTLETELLDIEKTGHNILGFIDNHAKETIVIGAHYDHLGYNEMGGSLYRGKPAIHNGADDNASGTAMIMELAEALQLLSYKNNNYLFIAFSGEELGLYGSKYSASSKALEPLDINYMLNFDMVGRLDEENNLIINGVGTSPAFANLDTINNNRFVLKTTESGVGPSDHTSFYLKDIPVLHFFTGTHSDYHKPSDDEDKINYDGIELIQNYVIDIIANYNAKGKIEFMKTKEDSNENAPRFTVTLGVIPDYIFEGKGMRIDAVTEDRPAAKAGLLAGDIVVKLGPVEVVDMMSYMKALSMFEKGDATTVHVMRGEENMEFKVQF
- the nadA gene encoding quinolinate synthase NadA → MNSEDNLNVDFAKLDRKGFIDFEPDPTLDLVAEINKLKKEKNMIILAHYYQESDIQDVADYIGDSLGLAQQAEKTSADIIVFAGVHFMAETAKILNPTKKVIMPDSNAGCSLADSCPPQLFKRFIDAHPGHVVISYINCTAGVKALCDIICTSTNAVKIVESVPKETPIIFAPDRNLGAYIQKKTGREMVLWNGTCMVHEIFSLERINKLKQENPTAKLIAHPECEEAILNQADFIGSTTGLLKYSQTDSAQSFIVATEPGIIHQMEKASPHKTFIPAPPDNSCACNNCPHMKRNTLEKLYVAMKYELPEIILSADIIEKARKPIERMLEISAQHGL
- a CDS encoding helix-turn-helix transcriptional regulator, whose translation is MPSYPNVKLINAPNEAEVKLDYNSYRRTVIILRAVNHKLRQQIIRLLDDNKEMTVTEVYIKMRMEQSVASQHLAFLRKAGVVSTNRKGKYIFYSLNYDRLKEIAQMTEELID
- a CDS encoding helix-turn-helix transcriptional regulator is translated as MAKGADYIIQGTLQQSTLEKAASLMRAIAHPLRLKIIVLLDKNKTANVNKIYKLLNTEQSIVSQHLKIMRNADLVNTKRDGKFIHYSVNYTTIQQINTVLEKYRTK
- the tsaB gene encoding tRNA (adenosine(37)-N6)-threonylcarbamoyltransferase complex dimerization subunit type 1 TsaB, whose amino-acid sequence is MAVILHIETSTPVCSVALSNTGILWDQQNSDDVNDHAAQLAVITKNLLDNNSFSIKNLNAVSVSAGPGSYTGLRIGASFAKGICHALQIPFIAVNSLQAMASGASENFNNPALLFAPLIDARRMEVYTAIYNSNLECIRNPEAVIMNSNDFISYLETNEILFFGSGVNKIKHVLEHPNSTFLNNFQLMANHQIGISTAMFSNKLFSDIAEFEPEYIKTFSGIARHSFDI